A section of the Struthio camelus isolate bStrCam1 chromosome 18, bStrCam1.hap1, whole genome shotgun sequence genome encodes:
- the VAPB gene encoding vesicle-associated membrane protein-associated protein B/C isoform X2 — MAKAEQVLSLEPQHELKFKGPFTDVVTTNLKLGNPTDRNVCFKVKTTAPRRYCVRPNSGIIDAGTSINVSVMLQPFDYDPNEKSKHKFMVQSMFAPADTSDMEAVWKEAKPEELMDSKLRCVFELPAENDKPHDIEINKIVSTTATKTDSSVMSKSISSSLDDIEVKKVMEEYKRLQVEVQRLREENKQFKEEDGLRMRKAPQTNNPISASAAAVKEEGLSSRLLALVVLFFIFGVIIGKIAL; from the exons GGCCTTTCACAGATGTTGTCACCACAAACCTGAAACTCGGCAATCCTACAGACAGAAATGTGTGCTTCAAAGTTAAGACCACAGCACCCCGTAGATACTGCGTAAGGCCGAACAGTGGAATTATCGATGCAGGAACATCAATTAATGTTTCTG tGATGCTACAGCCTTTTGACTATGATCCTAATGAGAAAAGTAAACACAAGTTTATGGTTCAGTCTATGTTTGCTCCAGCTGATACTTCAGATATGGAAGCAGTA tgGAAAGAAGCAAAACCAGAGGAACTCATGGATTCGAAACTTAGGTGTGTGTTTGAGCTACCAGCGGAAAATGATAAGCCT CAtgatatagaaataaataaaattgtatcCACAACTGCAACAAAGACAGATTCTTCTGTAATGTCTAAATCAATAAGTTCCTCTTTGGATGACATTGAAGTTAAGAAAGTAATGGAAGAGTATAAGAGGCTTCAAGTAGAAGTTCAGAGGTTACGGGAGGAGAATAAACAGTTTAag GAAGAAGATGGACTTCGGATGAGGAAGGCACCCCAGACAAACAATCCAATATCTGCTTCTGCAGCCGCTGTCAAGGAGGAAGGGCTCAGCTCTAGACTACTTGCTTTGGTGGTTTTGTTCTTTATCTTCGGTGTAATTATAGGAAAAATAGCCTTGTAG
- the VAPB gene encoding vesicle-associated membrane protein-associated protein B/C isoform X1 — protein MTISRPFHFTSRAPLGEDSHGPFTDVVTTNLKLGNPTDRNVCFKVKTTAPRRYCVRPNSGIIDAGTSINVSVMLQPFDYDPNEKSKHKFMVQSMFAPADTSDMEAVWKEAKPEELMDSKLRCVFELPAENDKPHDIEINKIVSTTATKTDSSVMSKSISSSLDDIEVKKVMEEYKRLQVEVQRLREENKQFKEEDGLRMRKAPQTNNPISASAAAVKEEGLSSRLLALVVLFFIFGVIIGKIAL, from the exons GGCCTTTCACAGATGTTGTCACCACAAACCTGAAACTCGGCAATCCTACAGACAGAAATGTGTGCTTCAAAGTTAAGACCACAGCACCCCGTAGATACTGCGTAAGGCCGAACAGTGGAATTATCGATGCAGGAACATCAATTAATGTTTCTG tGATGCTACAGCCTTTTGACTATGATCCTAATGAGAAAAGTAAACACAAGTTTATGGTTCAGTCTATGTTTGCTCCAGCTGATACTTCAGATATGGAAGCAGTA tgGAAAGAAGCAAAACCAGAGGAACTCATGGATTCGAAACTTAGGTGTGTGTTTGAGCTACCAGCGGAAAATGATAAGCCT CAtgatatagaaataaataaaattgtatcCACAACTGCAACAAAGACAGATTCTTCTGTAATGTCTAAATCAATAAGTTCCTCTTTGGATGACATTGAAGTTAAGAAAGTAATGGAAGAGTATAAGAGGCTTCAAGTAGAAGTTCAGAGGTTACGGGAGGAGAATAAACAGTTTAag GAAGAAGATGGACTTCGGATGAGGAAGGCACCCCAGACAAACAATCCAATATCTGCTTCTGCAGCCGCTGTCAAGGAGGAAGGGCTCAGCTCTAGACTACTTGCTTTGGTGGTTTTGTTCTTTATCTTCGGTGTAATTATAGGAAAAATAGCCTTGTAG
- the APCDD1L gene encoding protein APCDD1-like: protein MARRCWLVALLLACAAAEAPLRWEPRCRQQLRHLQDGARIAARLPPRLEGHWVSTGCEVRPGPEFLTRSYLFYSNRLFKAHQFYYWDPSCREPSYSLVIKGKLRLRQASWITRGATEADYHLHKVGIVFHSRRAMREVAAWINQTSAAGCSGFLPPGRSWAPGVLYELLSAKTERDCTAALGFAMHELSLVRVEQHSQALLQPQQRGSRLVEELYLGDIHTEWVERLHYRPTGYQRPLQNAVHHVHPCPACGIIYRADEHHPPILPVRAELPMQLSGSWVSTRCEVRPAVLFLTRYFIFHGSNHTWEGYYYHYSDPLCKQPTFTIYASGHYTQGIPSSKVRGGTELAFKVTQARVTPMDQVTVMMLNSSEPGSCGLTNSWRAGMEQDITPTNGCLALGIKLPHTEYELFKTEQDAKDRSLLFIGERPTDGSSPDRPDKRPTSYQAPLIQCAGASEEFSKYISLKYLGKQDVNGKEALKPLPVAFLLFIALQFLRWD, encoded by the exons cctgcgcggccgcggaggcgCCGCTGCGCTGGGAGCCGCGGTGCCGGCAGCAGCTGCGCCACCTGCAGGACGGCGCCAGGATcgcggcgcggctgccgccccgccTGGAGGGGCACTGGGTCTCCACCGG GTGCGAGGTGCGGCCGGGCCCCGAGTTCCTCACCAGGTCCTACCTCTTCTACTCCAACCGCCTCTTCAAGGCCCACCAGTTCTACTACTGGGACCCCTCCTGCCGCGAGCCCTCCTACTCCCTCGTCATCAAGGGCAAGCTGCGACTGCGCCAGGCCTCCTGGATCACCCGCGGCGCCACCGAGGCCGACTACCACCTGCACAAGGTCGGCATCGTTTTCCACAGCCGCCGTGCCATGCGGGAGGTCGCCGCCTGGATCAACCAGACCTCGGCAGCGGGCTGCAGCGGCTTCCTGCCCCCGGGGCGCAGCTGGGCTCCCGGGGTGCTCTACGAACTGCTGAGCGCCAAGACGGAGCGCGACTGCACCGCCGCCCTGGGCTTCGCCATGCACGAGCTCAGCCTCGTGCGGGTGGAGCAGCACTCccaagccttgctgcagccccagcagcgcGGCAGCCGGCTGGTGGAGGAGCTCTACTTGGGGGACATTCACACCGAGTGGGTGGAGAGGCTCCACTACCGGCCGACCGGTTATCAGCGACCTCTGCAGAACGCTGTG CACCATGTGCATCCTTGCCCGGCCTGTGGGATTATATACAGAGCTGATGAACACCATCCACCCATATTACCCGTCAGAGCCGAGCTGCCGATGCAGCTGAGCGGCAGCTGGGTGAGCACCCGCTGCGAGGTCCGGCCTGCCGTGCTTTTCCTTACCAGGTACTTCATATTTCACGGTAGCAATCACACCTGGGAAGGTTATTACTATCACTACTCCGACCCCCTCTGCAAGCAGCCGACTTTCACCATCTACGCGTCTGGGCATTACACCCAAGGCATCCCCTCCTCCAAAGTGAGAGGCGGCACTGAACTGGCTTTTAAAGTCACCCAGGCTCGGGTGACGCCGATGGACCAGGTGACAGTGATGATGCTCAACTCCTCGGAGCCGGGAAGCTGCGGGCTGACAAACTCTTGGcgcgctgggatggagcaggATATAACACCCACAAATGGATGTTTGGCTTTGGGCATCAAGCTGCCCCACACGGAGTACGAACTTTTCAAAACAGAGCAAGATGCCAAAGACCGCAGCTTGCTGTTCATTGGCGAAAGGCCCACGGATGGATCCAGCCCCGACCGTCCGGACAAGCGACCCACGTCGTATCAGGCACCTCTGATTCAGTGTGCTGGGGCGTCGGAGGAATTCTCTAAATATATTAGTCTGAAATACTTGGGAAAACAGGATGTTAATGGGAAAGAAGCACTAAAACCTTTGCCTGTGGCCTTTTTATTGTTTATAGCACTGCAGTTTTTAAGATGGGACTAG